The Microcebus murinus isolate Inina chromosome 28, M.murinus_Inina_mat1.0, whole genome shotgun sequence genome has a segment encoding these proteins:
- the PPP4R2 gene encoding serine/threonine-protein phosphatase 4 regulatory subunit 2, with protein sequence MDVERLQEALKDFEKRGKKEVCPVLDQFLCHVAKTGETMIQWSQFKGYFIFKLEKVMDDFRTSAPEPRGPPNPNVEYIPFDEMKERILKIVTGFNGIPFTIQRLCELLTDPRRNYTGTDKFLRGVEKNVMVVSCVYPSSEKNNSNSLNRMNGVMFPGNSPTYTERSNINGPGTPRPLNRPKVSLSAPLTTNGLPESTDNKESNLQPNEEKNHSDSPGCESEASAASPVKNKHADEDAVEAEGHEVKRLRFDKEGEARETASQTAASEMSSVTAEETEASSSQDKDRERSGSRQHCTEEDEEEDEEEEEESFMTSREMIPERKNQEKESDDALTVNEETSEENNEMEESDVSQAEKDLLHSEGSENTGPVSSSSSDCQEAEELVGSNSSKTGEILSESSIENDDEATEVTDEPMEQD encoded by the exons GATCCAGTGGTCCCAATTTAAaggctattttattttcaaactggAGAAAGTGATGGATGATTTCAGAACTTCAGCTCCTGAACCAAGAGGTCCTCCCAACCCTAATGTTGAATATATTCCGTTTgatgaaatgaaggaaagaatactGAAAATTGTCACTGGATTTAATGG TATCCCTTTTACTATTCAGCGACTATGTGAATTGCTAACAGATCCAAGGAGAAACTATACAGGAACAGACAAATTTCTCAGAGGAGtagaaaag AACGTGATGGTTGTTAGCTGTGTTTATCCTTCTTCAGA gaaaaataattccaataGTTTAAATCGAATGAATGGTGTTATGTTTCCTGGAAATTCACCAACCTATACTGAGAG GTCTAATATAAATGGGCCTGGAACACCCAGGCCACTTAATCGACCAAAGGTTTCTTTGTCGGCACCCTTGACAACAAATGGTTTGCCCGAGAGCACAGACAACAAAGAATCGAACTTGCAgccaaatgaagagaaaaatcacag tgactcTCCGGGATGTGAATCAGAAGCTTCCGCGGCGAGCCCTGTGAAAAACAAACATGCAGATGAGGACGCTGTGGAAGCTGAGGGGCACGAGGTGAAAAGACTCAGGTTCGACAAAGAAGGTGAAGCCAGAGAAACGGCCAGCCAAACAGCTGCCAGCGAAATGTCCTCAGTTACGGCAGAAGAAACGGAAGCATCATCTTCTCAGGATAAGGACAGAGAAAGGAGTGGTAGCAGGCAGCACTGTACAGAAGAGGATGAAGAAGAGGacgaagaggaagaagaag agTCTTTTATGACATCAAGAGAAATGatcccagaaagaaaaaatcaagaaaaagaatctGATGATGCCTTAACTGTGAATGAAGAGACTTctgaggaaaataatgaaatggagGAATCTGATGTGTCTCAAGCTGAGAAAGATTTACTACATTCTGAAGGCAGTGAAAACACAGGCCCTGTAAGTAGTAGTTCTTCTGACTGCCAGGAAGCAGAAGAATTAGTAGGATCCAATTCCAGTAAAACTGGAGAGATTCTCTCAGAATCATCCATCGAAAATGATGATGAAGCCACAGAAGTCACAGATGAACCAATGGAACAAGACTAA